In Sphingomonas psychrotolerans, the following proteins share a genomic window:
- a CDS encoding glycoside hydrolase family 35 protein — protein sequence MIRAALLAAAAAIAIPAAAQEARQTANFNAPVKSFGRVSYDARSLMIDGKRTIIWSSEMHAFRLPSPDLWRDVLQKMKASGFNTVAFYFDWGFHSPKQGVYDFSGIRDVDRLLTMAEEEGLYVITRAGPYVNAELTRGGFPGWLVNQRGRARTDDPEYLAASDEWLTRINAIIARHQINGDGKGNRGNVILHQIENELALTTPAQRRYMDHLYAKARADGINVPLFHNDQGRNGYWVPEDSKVEKTVPGPNDMYAFDGYPGGTCTVNGKPTRGSAAPDWGYYGPGGAKGGASASPNTPGFLAEFGGGWFDYWGSNGGYECNAIQRGKRFQRVFYGTNLANGIGIQSFYMGFGGTSWGWLPAPVVFTSYDYGAAFSETREVRPKAEELKQLGGLIAAVPDLAGMVPAGPVQISTDKVQVYHNKSPETDARFLLVTHKPSNGQTSDRFTVTADLPDGRYTLPMQLDGFDAKWLVAGVNLGGQRLVYSTSELQTLLKQDGGDIALIYGREGEAGETVLRYASAPKVTVLEGGATSTFDSAKGDLKLNYAHRGLTRVRISGGGRPDLLLLIGDEAEGAKFWHVGDVLVRGPALVRSAKIKGSALALTGDTREATPLEIWAPASVRNISWNGARVTGASLPGPADFSLPALTDWRVSRGSPEAAPDYDDRDWAKIDNRPYASITARADGQPNMLMDAYGFHEGDVWYRGRFTGTPDAQRLRLHYGAGGSGLVQVFLDGNLIGQDEIPAGLPRPLTTGAPSFALPDAAHAPREHVLSVMVRNNGHNWDLDADDFHKEARGLVSASIEPIAGPSFSVPIAWKIQGRAGGEDIADPVRGVPNNGGLDGERRGWHLPGFDDRGWKRYTVPGNQAPSGTIWLRTSFDLAVPKGQDATIGLAFGDTSKPRSPNAYRVLIFVNGWNMGQFIAHVGPQRVFPLPEGILNHRGRNHVALAVTADGVRGNGLEQVKLVTLRNVRGGIPVRMVAAPSTPSELKQVD from the coding sequence ATGATCCGCGCAGCCCTGCTCGCCGCCGCCGCGGCCATCGCCATCCCCGCCGCCGCGCAGGAGGCCAGGCAAACCGCCAATTTCAACGCACCGGTCAAAAGCTTCGGCCGCGTCTCGTACGACGCCCGATCGCTGATGATCGACGGCAAGCGCACGATCATCTGGTCGAGCGAGATGCACGCCTTTCGCCTGCCATCGCCCGATCTGTGGCGCGACGTGCTGCAGAAGATGAAGGCGAGCGGGTTCAACACCGTCGCTTTCTATTTCGACTGGGGCTTCCACAGCCCGAAACAGGGCGTCTACGATTTCAGCGGCATCCGCGACGTGGACCGGCTGCTGACGATGGCCGAAGAGGAAGGCCTTTACGTCATCACCCGCGCCGGCCCCTATGTGAACGCCGAGCTCACGCGCGGAGGCTTTCCGGGCTGGCTGGTCAACCAGCGCGGCCGCGCGCGGACCGACGATCCCGAATATCTCGCCGCATCCGACGAATGGCTGACCCGAATCAACGCGATCATCGCGCGCCACCAGATCAACGGCGACGGCAAGGGTAATCGCGGCAACGTCATCCTCCACCAGATCGAGAACGAGCTGGCGCTGACCACTCCGGCGCAGCGCCGCTACATGGATCACCTCTACGCCAAGGCGCGGGCGGACGGCATCAATGTGCCGCTGTTCCACAACGATCAGGGCCGCAACGGCTATTGGGTGCCCGAGGATAGCAAGGTCGAGAAGACCGTTCCCGGCCCCAACGACATGTATGCGTTCGACGGCTATCCCGGCGGCACCTGCACGGTGAACGGCAAGCCGACGCGCGGCTCGGCGGCGCCCGACTGGGGCTATTACGGTCCCGGCGGCGCGAAGGGCGGCGCCTCGGCCTCGCCCAACACGCCGGGTTTCCTTGCCGAATTCGGCGGCGGCTGGTTCGATTATTGGGGCTCGAACGGCGGCTATGAGTGCAACGCGATCCAGCGCGGCAAGCGCTTCCAGCGGGTGTTCTACGGCACCAACCTCGCCAACGGCATCGGCATCCAAAGCTTCTATATGGGGTTCGGCGGGACGAGCTGGGGCTGGCTGCCGGCACCGGTGGTGTTCACCAGCTATGATTACGGCGCGGCCTTCTCCGAAACGCGCGAAGTGCGGCCCAAGGCGGAGGAGCTCAAACAACTCGGCGGGCTGATCGCGGCGGTGCCCGATCTCGCCGGGATGGTGCCGGCGGGGCCGGTGCAGATCTCGACCGACAAGGTGCAGGTCTATCACAACAAGAGCCCCGAGACCGACGCACGCTTCCTGCTCGTCACCCACAAGCCCTCGAACGGCCAGACCAGCGACCGCTTCACCGTCACTGCCGACTTGCCCGACGGCCGCTACACGCTGCCGATGCAGCTCGACGGGTTCGACGCCAAATGGCTCGTCGCGGGGGTCAATCTCGGGGGGCAGCGATTGGTCTATTCGACCTCGGAGCTGCAGACGCTGCTCAAGCAGGATGGCGGCGACATCGCGCTGATCTATGGCCGCGAGGGCGAAGCCGGCGAGACCGTGCTGCGCTATGCCAGCGCGCCCAAGGTCACCGTGCTCGAAGGCGGCGCGACCTCGACGTTCGACTCGGCGAAGGGCGACCTCAAGCTTAATTACGCGCATCGCGGACTCACGCGCGTGCGGATCAGCGGCGGCGGGCGCCCGGACCTGTTGCTGCTGATCGGCGACGAGGCCGAAGGCGCGAAGTTCTGGCATGTCGGCGACGTGCTGGTGCGCGGCCCGGCGCTGGTGCGGAGCGCAAAGATCAAGGGCAGCGCGCTCGCGCTCACCGGCGACACCCGCGAAGCGACGCCGCTTGAAATCTGGGCGCCGGCAAGCGTTCGAAACATCAGCTGGAATGGAGCCAGGGTCACTGGCGCCAGCCTTCCCGGACCCGCCGACTTCTCCCTGCCCGCGCTCACCGACTGGCGCGTCTCGCGGGGCTCGCCCGAGGCCGCCCCGGATTATGACGATCGCGACTGGGCGAAGATCGACAACCGGCCCTATGCCAGCATCACCGCGCGCGCCGACGGCCAGCCCAACATGCTGATGGACGCCTATGGCTTCCACGAAGGCGACGTCTGGTATCGCGGTCGTTTCACCGGGACGCCGGACGCGCAGAGGCTGAGGCTCCATTATGGCGCCGGCGGATCGGGGCTGGTGCAGGTGTTCCTCGACGGCAATCTGATCGGCCAGGACGAGATCCCCGCCGGCCTGCCCCGCCCGCTCACCACCGGCGCGCCGAGCTTCGCGCTTCCCGATGCCGCGCATGCGCCGAGAGAGCATGTCCTGTCGGTGATGGTGCGCAACAACGGGCATAATTGGGACCTCGACGCCGACGACTTCCACAAGGAGGCGCGCGGACTGGTCTCGGCATCGATCGAGCCCATCGCCGGACCCAGCTTTTCGGTGCCGATCGCGTGGAAGATCCAGGGCCGCGCCGGCGGCGAGGATATTGCCGATCCGGTCCGCGGCGTTCCCAACAACGGCGGGCTCGATGGCGAGCGCCGCGGCTGGCACCTGCCCGGCTTCGACGATCGTGGCTGGAAGCGCTACACTGTGCCGGGCAACCAGGCGCCGTCCGGCACGATCTGGCTCCGCACCAGCTTCGACCTTGCCGTGCCGAAGGGGCAAGACGCGACGATCGGCCTCGCTTTCGGCGACACGAGCAAGCCGCGCTCGCCCAATGCCTATCGCGTGCTGATCTTCGTCAATGGCTGGAACATGGGCCAGTTCATCGCCCATGTCGGCCCGCAGCGCGTCTTCCCTTTGCCCGAGGGCATTCTCAACCATCGCGGCCGCAACCATGTCGCGCTCGCG